In Candidatus Manganitrophus morganii, the genomic window ATGACGGAAAGACCCGCCTGATTTTGGAGAGAGATGAATTGGAGGAAGGGATCGGTTATTCGACCACCTACCTCGATGATGATCTTTTTCATCAGGCAAGTCACGATCGGGTAAAGAAAGAGACCGATGGAAAATCATCCTATGGACGCAAATGAGTCACCCTTTTTCTTGATTGGAAGGGGTTTCCCCACGTTTTCCACAGAATATGTGTATAAACTGTGGATAAAATTGTTCCGAACGTCATATTTAACGCGTCTTTCCGGCTTGAAAAGAAGATTGCTCAAAAATTAGGCATTAACTTTCATTTATATTTCAATGCCTTATGTCTATTTTGGGGGCCACTTCGGGTTTCTTCGTAAAAGTCGCCAAATGAGGCCTTTAGATAGAGCACTATATGTTGAAAAGCGGGGGAAAAGAACACCATATATGGTTTTGGAGGAATTCAGAAGAGATCCATCCGCTTCAAAAAAATGGATCGAGAAAATGAACCGAAGGGTTTCTTGCCTTGTTGAAGGCAAAGGTTGTGAAATCCATTTAGATATGGTATAAGGTCAAAGTTATGGAGAAGCGTCGGCATTCACGCATTCCTTTTTTCGGCAAAGCAAAGATCTCCACGGCCGTACGACCGGTCGAGGTCATGATCAGCAACATTAGCCTCGGCGGTCTCCTCTTTCATTCCAAAAAAGACTTTGAACTCGGCAAGGAGATGGTCATTCAGATCAAAGGAACCCATCGAGGAAAAGAGTTCGAGGAAAAGGTGACCGGGAGAATCGTGGCGGTTCACCGAGGCAGCGCCGGCAATTCCTTTGGGCTTCAATTCGGCGCTTATCTTGACGAGTCGCGTCAGCCGTTCCTCCTTGCTTCCGTGACGGGGAGCCGAAAAAAAGGAATCACCTCCTTTTTAAGGGATAACTGATCCTCCATCCCAGAGACTGCCCGATCATCCTGCGGATCGGTCTCGCACGGCTCTCCTCTTGTTGTCGTCAGGGACGATAAGAGACCTCCTCATAGGAATCGAACCATGTATCAAAAGTGGTTTTCTCTCCTCCTCCTCTTTTTGTTTTTCGGCTGTGCTCCGATGGCGGCCCGTGTCGCCCTTCCTCAATCGACTGTTCCCTACGACCGCGCCTGGCAGGTCGCCCTCAATACCAGCCTGAACTATTACGAACGGATCGCCGTCGAGGATAAAGAGGGGGGATTTTTTCAGACCGCCTGGAATATCGAAAAGAGCGGTTTGAACATCGGAATCCCGGTGAGACGCAACCGTTTAATCGGCCATGTCGCCAGCAAATCTCCTTTTCGCCTCCATCTCACCCTGGAGGTGGAAGCCTTCTCGATGGAGTTGGGGCGATGGGTAAAAGAGACGAATGACCCGCTCCTGGCCCAGATTTCCCAAGACATGAGCTCCAAGCTTCAGTTCTGACGTGCCCGCTCGACCCCACCCGAGGGTCCGATCATGCTCTCAAAGATCTTCAGTGCCGTCCTGTATGGAATCGAGGCCCAGCCGATCGACGTGGAGGTCGATCTATCTCAGGGCCTTCCGCTGCTGAATATCGTCGGCCTTCCCGACCTTGCGGTCAAAGAGAGCAAAGACCGCGTCCGCTCCGCCATCAAGAACACCGGCTTCCACTTTCCCATCAAGAAAATCACGATCAACTTGGCCCCGGCCGATCTTAAGAAAGAAGGCGCCGCCTTCGATCTGCCGATGGCGCTCGGCATTCTCGCCGCCGACGGGGTGCTGAAAGAAGACCGGCTCGGCCATTACCTGATCGTCGGAGAGTTGTCGCTCGACGGCCGGATCAAGGAGATCAAGGGGACATTGGCGATGGCGATCTTGGCGAAGCGGGCCGGAAAGCGCGGCCTGGTCGTGCCCGCGAAAAACGGTCCCGAAGCGGCGGTCGTCTCTGGAATCGAAGTCCTCGGGGTCGAGACGCTTCCGCAGGTGGTCGAATTCCTCAACGGCCAGCTTCCCCTCTCGCCGGTCGAGACCCCCCTCTCCCCCCTCTTTGCCGAGCAGGCGCTTTATGCAGAGGATTTTTCAGAGGTCCGCGGCCAGGCGCACGCGAAGCGGGCGTTGGAGATCGCGGCCGCCGGCGGCCACAACATTTTGATGGTCGGTCCCCCCGGCTCCGGAAAAACGATGCTCGCGAAGCGTTTCCCGACGATCCTTCCGAACATGAGCTTCGAGGAGTCGCTGGAGACGACGCTGGTTCACAGCATCTTCGGTCTTCTCACCGAGAAGCCGTTGATCGTCGCCCGCCCCTTCCGCTCCCCGCACCATACCGTCTCCGACGCCGGCTTGATCGGCGGCGGGCAACTCCCGCGGCCCGGCGAGGTGAGCCTGGCCCACAACGGGGTTCTTTTTTTGGATGAGCTGCCGGAGTTTAAGCGCAACGTCTTGGAGGTATTACGGCAGCCCTTGGAGGAAGGAAGGGTCACAATCGCGCGCGCGAGCGCATCGTTGACTTATCCGTCACAGTTCATGTTGGTGGCGGCAATGAATCCCTGCCCCTGCGGTTACCTGACCGATCCCACCCGAAGCTGCTCCTGCACGCCGGTCGCGATCCAGCGCTACCGCGCCAAGGTCTCCGGCCCCTTGCTCGACCGGATCGACCTGCATATCGAAGTCCCCGCCGTTCCGTTCCGCGATCTGACGACCGAGACCCAAGATGAAAGCTCCGAGATCATCCGCAAGCGGGTCCTCGCCGCGCGCGAGGTCCAGCGGGCGCGCTATGAGAAGGATGGAATCCGCTGCAATGCGCAGTTGCGGCCGAGACAGATCAAGAAATACTGTCCGATCGACGAGCCTTCCCGGCGCTTGGTGGAGATGGCGATGGAGCGGCTGGGTCTCTCCGCCCGCGCGTACAATCGCATTTTAAAAGTGGCCCGCTCGATCGCCGACCTGGAGCAGCGCGAGCGGATCTCGGCGACCGACATCGCCGAGGCGGTGCAATACCGGAGCTTGGATCGGAAGACGTTCGGGGGGTAAGAAAAGGTTGCATTTAATGTTCGTGGGAGGGGAGCATTACCCTTCGTCGAACATCAAACCCTTTACCGGATTGTCGATCTGATAGAGGTAACGCCGCGTTTGATCTTGGCAAACCGATTTCAGCTCCTCGTCTCTCATCGTTTGGCAGGCGACCTTCAACGCCTCCGCCCGCTCATGGCCCTTCTTTCGAAGGAAGAGGCCGCTGACGCAAAGTTTTCGATCGGTTGCATTTCCGTACTGACAGGTAAAATTGACCTCTTTGGGATGCGCAGCGATGTAAGAATGGCCATAGGCGCCCGCCGCGTAAAAGCAACTCAGGCGGGACTTCCCCTTTAATCCGGCGCATTGGAGGGCGACGGCATCGATTTGGCGAAGCGCGGTCGGGCGTCCCAAAAAGAAATGAAGACAGGAGCTCGGCCACTGCGTGTTATTGAGGCAAAAATCCATCTCCGCTTCCCATTTTTCTCCCGTGGCATTCTGTGCCAACTTCTTCTGAATCTCCTCGCGCAGTTCCATGAAAAGACCCGACTGGCAATAATACTGCATGGCGGCCTCCTCGAAAAGGGTGCAGTACTCTTTTGCCGTCGGGACGTTCTGGGCGATGTTGGCGAAGGCATGTCCCACCGCATGGGCGCAATTCCCGCGATAAAAGTCCTCCATGACGGTGGAGTCCTCTTTACAGAGCTGGTGGACATCTTGTTTCAGCCGCTCGGTCTCCGGGGTGAGCCCCCCCTCGTTCAGAGAAAAATCGGCCTGCTCGATCTGATAGTCTGAGAAGTGGGCCTTCAGGACCCCATGAAGACAGGCATAAGTGCAGGCATCCTGACAAAGCTGAAAAGAGGTCTCCAGATTGTTGGTCCGCTCGCGGATAATGCTTCCGAGGGCGTGGAGCTCGCCATGGCAGAAGGGGTTTTGACCTTGAATGTGCTCCACGATCCTTCTGACGCCGAGATCGTCGATGAACTCCAGATAAATCGATCGCTCCGTCCTCGTTTTAATCTGCTCTAACGCGGTGATGAACTCTCTCATCCGAAGGTTTTGTTCCTGCCCCCGAAGTCTTCCCAGCCAGAGAGGATGATTCCGAATGGTTTCTTGATCTCCGAATCGGGATGGAGTCATCTCCCCGTCATCGGCCATTCCATGCGTCATTTCATGGGTTACTTCGTGCTCGATCGCATCCATCGTCGACTCTTCTGCTGAAATCGAGAGGCTCCAGAATGAAGCCAACCCCAACCCGACCAGAGTCGCCAAAACAGTGAACTTCGAAAGTTTCAAAAGCATAGAGATCCTTTATTTTTCAAAGTAATATTACGAAACATGAATGGATCGGAAAAGAGGGAGAAGAGAAACCTTTAACGAGAGAGGGAAAGCCATTCCGCAGGATGTATTATCGTTGAGGACTGATTTCATTCATAAATCATAGCTAAGATAACCCGGTCATTTTGTTTTTGTCAATAAAAAATAGCGCTGCTCTGCTTTCGAGGCATCACGAGAAATGCATTATCCTTCGTCGAACATCAGACCCATTACCGGATTGTCGATCTGGTAGAGGTAACGCCGCGTTTGATCTTGACAGACCGATTTCAGCTCCTCGTCTCTCATCGTTCGGCAGGCGACCTTCAGCGCCGCCGCCCCGCTATGGCCCTTCTTTCGAAGGAAGAGGCCGCTGATGCAGAGTTTGCGATCGGTTGTGTTTCCATACTGACAAGTATAATTGACCTCCTTGGGGGCTGCGGCAACATAGGCGCTGCTAAAGACGCCTACTCCGAAAAAACAGCTCAGGCGAGACCTTCCCTTCAATTCTGCGCATTTGAGGGCGACGGCATCGATTTGGCGAAGCGCGGTCGCATGTCCCAGGAAGAAATGAAGGCAGGCGCTCGGCCACTGGGAGTTGTCAAAGCAAAAAGCCACTGCTGTTTCCCATCTCTCTCCTACGGTATGGGAGGTCAGCTCTTTTCCAATTTCATCTCGCAGGTCCATGAAGAGACCCGACTGGCAATAATACTGCATGGCGGCCTCCTCGAAAAGGGTGCAGTACTCTTTTGCCGTCGGGACGTTCTGGGCGATGTTGGCGAAGGCATGTCCCACCGCATGGGCGCAATTCCCGCGATAAAAGTCCTCCATGACGGTGGAGTCCTCTTTACAGAGCTGGTGGACATCTTGTTTCAGCCGCTCGGTCTCCGGGGTGAGCCCCCCCTCGTTCAGAGAAAAATCGGCCTGCTCGATCTGATAGTCTGAGAAGTGGGCCTTCAGGACCCCATGAAGACAGGCATAAGTGCAGGCATCCTGACAAAGCTGAAAAGAGGTCTCCAGATTGTTGGTCCGCTCGCGGATAATGCTTCCGAGGGCGTGGAGCTCGCCATGGCAGAAGGGGTTTATCCCTTCAATATATTCGACGATTCTTCTGACGCCGAGATCGTCGATGAATTCCTGAAAAAGAGACCGCTCGGTTCTCATCTGAATCTTTTTCAAGGCGGTGATGAATTCTCTCATCCGAATACTTTGTTCCTGTCTGCGAAGCTTTCCCCGCCAGAGCGGATGGTTCCGAATGGTCGCTTGATCCTCAAGTTGAGATGAAGTCGTTTCTTCGTCATCGGCCATTTCCATGATTTTGTCTATCGCCGAATCTTCTGCAGAAACAGAAAGGCCCCAAGGTAAAGTCGACCATAACCCGATCGGAATGGCCAAAAGGAGGAGTGTCGATCGACGCATCGGTATCCTTTCGTTATGCGGTAATGAGCTGTTTGGAGGAAATGGATGGAATCGAAAAGGAGTGAACGGGAAGACAAGCGAATAAGAGCGGAGAGTGTATCCGCAGGGATTCGAGCCGCTTGACCGGTTGTTCCATCCTCAATAATCATTAAGATAGCCCGGCTGCTGAATTCTGTCAAATGAACTTAGGAAATGGGGCTGCTTTCGACCGACTGTCGCTTGAGGGATCGGAAGAGAAGGCCGCGCGGAACGATCACCAGCTCGATCAATCCGGTTTTATCCAATGTTTCTTCGCGAGGATCGACGATGATATTTCCGGACCGCCCGGCTGTCAGCTGCTGAAGCGTCATCCTCCCTTCCATGAGCCGCTCCGCCGTCTGATCGAAGGGAGCGCTCTCCGGAAGGTGGATGGCTTCGCCGGCTCTCTTCACGACCATGGAGAGCGATCTTTTTTCGAGGGCGCTGATCAGGATGCCGTTTTTGGTTTTGCGTTGATAAAGAATCAAATCGCTCAGGTCAGGCTTGACCAGATAGGCCTGATGGAAGGAGACCACCTCCACCGGGGCATTATCGATGCCCGGAATGAATCGAGAATTCCGCACCGCGATCACCTGCCCTTTGCTCGCCCAGATTCCGATTTGGGTTGAGTTCCAAGAAGAGGCGGCGCCGTCGGGCGGGAGGGGAATTTCCCGATCGAGAATCACAAAGTAGATGCGCGCGGGATCGACCGTTTTATAAAGTTCGGAGAGTGGAACGATCATGTGAGATTCTCCTACTCAGAGGCTTGTCCGTGCAGCCTCGATCAAGCTGTTTTGCAAAGAAAGGGCCTTCTTTTCAGAGCAGCGGAACCGAGGCGTCGGTTCAATTCGGAGCGTACGTTTGAGGAGGGGGTTTCTCCTGGTGTGAAAAAACTCCTGCGCGAGGGAGATGTTCCGATCCCCGGAATCCGATTTCGAATATCGGAGATCCGAAAGCGCGTGGAGAGGGTGGATGAAATCCCACCCCCTCCCTTTATATCGCATCATTCCCCTAGTCCTTACGCAGCCGGTCGGCTCCGCCTCTCCTGGTTTCTTTCGGCAAGTCTGTGTCGTGGGTGAGCACCACAAACGCCGTAAAGACCGGAGCGATTAAAAGGAGAAAATATAGGATCTCTTTTGACATTGAAGCACCTCCATGGTTGATCGATTTTGAAGCGTTCTCTTCTTTCATCCCGGAGGGTAACAGAGGAGGAGAGAGTGATCTTGGTCTTTGAATGGTCTTTCTTCGGTTTTTAGTTGGATTCTGGATAGAGATTGATTGATAGCCGTCAAAAAGAGCCGTTCGATCGGCTTCGGGCCTTAGCGGATTTTCTTGACAGAGGACTCCCCTTTGATATACTTCGTTCGCCTCTGTTTATACTTAGCCGGTTTCTCTTGCAGCGTGTAGATTGGAGCGTGAAATGATGCCTTGGTGGGGATGGCTGTTACTCGGCCTCTTCTTTTTGCTGGCGGAGATGATGACGCCGGGCGGATTTTATCTCATTTTCTTCGGCGCCAGCGCCCTGATCGTGGGGACGCTCGCAGCATTCAAACTCACCGGGCCCGAGTGGATGGAATGGCTGCTTTTCTCTCTGTTTTCGATCGTTACATTGTTGTTTTTCCGGCAGCCGCTGCTGAAAAGGTTTCAAACGGCCGATACGGGCAAAGAGATCGACAGTCTGGTCGGGGAGGTTGCCGTTGCTCTCGATCCGATTGCGGTCGATGCAATCGGGAAGGTTGAGCTGAGAGGGGCGGCCTGGAGCGCGCGGAATGTCGGAGAAACCCCGGTGACGAAAGGACAGCGATGCAAGGTCGTTCAGGTGGAAGGTTTGACCTTGTGGGTGCGGAGCGCCTGAAGGGTCTCTAACGGAGGTCGTTCTAGAAACGGAATGAATCTAAGGGAGAGAAACAATGAGTGAAGGGATGATTGTTGTTCTGGTCCTCGCGGCGGTCGTGATCGTCGTCCTGGCAAAGACCGCGGTGGTCGTGCCGCAGCAGAGCGCCTACGTCGTCGAGCGGCTGGGAAAGTTCAGCGGGACACTCGACGCCGGTTTCCACATCCTCCTTCCTTTTCTCGATGTCATTCGATACCGCCATTCCCTCAAAGAGCAAGCGCTCGATATCCCGGAGCAGCTCTGTATCACCCGGGACAACGTCCAGGTCGGCGTGGACGGGGTGCTCTATCTCAAGGTGATGAATCCGGAGCGGGCCTCCTACGGCGTCACCGATTATACCTTTGCCATCATCCAGCTGGCGCAAACAACTCTCCGGAGCGAAGTCGGAAAAATTGAATTGGACCGGACCTTCGAGGAGCGAAGCACAATCAATCTGGCGGTCGTCAGCGAGCTCGACAAGGCGACGGAGCCATGGGGGATCAAGGTGCTCCGTTATGAGATCAAGAACATCACCCCACCCGAAGATGTCCTTGCCGCCATGGAAAAACAGATGCGGGCCGAGCGGGAGAAGCGGGCGGTGATCCTCAACTCCGAGGGGGTCCGCGATTCGGCCATCAATGCGGCCGAAGGGGAGAAGCAGCAGGTGATCAAGGCCTCGGAAGCGAACAAACAGCAGCAGATCAACGAGGCGGAAGGGGAAGCCGCCGCCATCCTCACCGTGGCCGAGGCGACCGCGCAGGGGATTCGCAAGATCGCCGAAGCGATCCAATCCCCCGGCGGCTACCAGGCGGTTCAGCTCCGGGTGGCCGAACAATACATCAACCAATTCGGAAATCTGGCCAAAGAGGGAAATACCCTCGTGGTCCCCGCCACGCTCAGCGACGTGAGCGCCATGATCGCGATGGCGATGAACATCATCCGCCCCGGCGCCAACCCGGAGTCGCCGCCTGCCGTGTCTCAACGATAAACCTTGTTTTATCTGTTTGTCCGCTCGTCCTTGTGAAGGTTCCCCTCGCCATTATCCCAAATTGACAACAGACTAAAACCTGTTAATCTTTTGAGGAATGTGGGCAAAGTGCCGTCGTTCTTTTTCTGCATCGCCCGGTATACCGGTTGAACTTCGGACAGAACAACATCGCCCTCTCCTTGATAGGTCCATCCGGATTGACTCGCCAATGACCGACAAACTTCAAGAAACCATCCTCATCGTCGAAGACGACGAGACCACGGCGGTCCTCGAGCGCAGGTGCTTGGAGCGGGCCGGTTACAGCATCCTTACCGCCGCGACCGCTGAAGAGGGGGAGGAAAGGGTGGTACAGGAAGAGATCGATTTGGTTCTGCTCGATTATACCCTTCCGAAGGGAATGACCGGCCTCGATTTTTATATGAATCTAAAGGTGAAGGGACAAGATCTTCCTGTCATCATGGTGACGGCATTCAGCGATGAGGCGACCATTATCAAAGCGCTGCGGGCGGGCGTTCGTGATTTTGTGACGAAATCAACCGCATATCTCGATTATCTTCCGGAGGCGGTTAAGCGGGTGCTTTCCGACGAGCGAACGAAGAAGGCGCTGGCGCGATCCGAGGGTGAGCTCAAACGTTCGGCCTCCCTGATTTTGTCGACCCTGGAGGCGACGGCAGACGGCGTTTTGGTCGTCGATCAAGACGGGAAGATGATCCGCTTTAATCGGAAATTTGCAACGATGTGGCGGATTCCACAGCAGATCCTCGACACGAAGGACAACACGAAAGCTCTCAAATTCGTCATGACGCAGCTGAAGGACCCGGAGCGATTCCTTACCAAGATCAAAGAGGTCTATGCCAACCCTCTTGCCGAGAGTTTCGATCTGCTGGAGTTCAAGGATGGAAGGGTCTTTGAACAACTTTCGCAACCCCACCTTTTGGACGGGGAACCGGTCGGGCGGGTCTGGAGTTTCCGCGATGTAACCGACTGGAAGCGGGCGGAGGAGCGGCTGATCGAGCTGGCTCATTTCGACCAGCTGACCGGGCTTCCGAACCGGACGCTTTTCCAGGATCGACTACGCCAAGCGCTCCCTCAGGCAAGCCGCAACGGAAAGCTGGTCGCGCTCCTTTTTCTCGACTTGGATCGCTTTAAACTTGTCAACGATTCGCTCGGGCATACCGTCGGCGATCTGTTGCTGAAGGAGGCCGCCGGCCGGTTGACGCATTGCGTCCGGAAAAGCGATACCGTTGCCCGCCTCGGCGGCGATGAGTTTATCGTGATTCTGACCAATATCACCTCCGTTCATGATGCCGCCAAAGTGGCCCAGAAAATCCTCGATGATTTCTCGCGCCCCTTTGGGTTGCAGGGGCCGGAGCTTTTTGTCACACCGAGCATCGGAATCACCCTTTATCCGTTCGACGGCGACGACATTGATCTTTTGTTGAAGAATGCAGACACCGCCATGTACCGCGCCAAACAGATGGGCCGCAATAACTATCAATTCTACTCCGCCGAGATGAACACGGCGACGATCGCGCAGCTGACGCTGGAGAGCAGTCTCCGTTATGCATTGAAGCGGGAAGAGTTCCTCATTCACTATCAGCCCCAGGTCGATCTGAAGACCGGTCGGATTGCCAGCGTGGAGGCGCTTTTGCGTTGGCAACACCCTTCGTTGGGACTGGTGAGCCCACAAGAGTTTATTCCAATTGCGGAGGAGACGGGGCTGATCGTGCCGATCGGGGAGTGGGTGCTGCGCACCGCCTGCGCGCAGGCGGCCGCCTGGCAGAAGGCGAACCTCCCCTTGATGCACATGGTGGTCAACCTCTCGATCCGGCAGTTCAAACAGCCGCAACTCATCGAAACCGTTGAACGGATTCTAGGAGAGACAGGCCTCTCCGCGCGGCATCTTGGTTTGGAATTAACGGAGAGCATGCTGATGGAGAATGAAGAGAGAACGGTTGCCACATTAACCCAATTGAACAAGCTGGGGATTCAGATTTCGATCGATGATTTCGGCACCGGTTACTCCTCCCTTCGTTATCTGAAATGTTTTCCGATTCACATTCTGAAGATCGACCAATCCTTTGTTCGGGAGATTGAAACGAATGCCACCGACGCGGCGATTGTCACCTCCATCATCGCCCTCGCGCGGAACCTCGGCCTGAGGGTGGTCGCAGAGGGGGTTGAGAGCGCGGCGCAGCTAAAATTTTTACGCGCAAACGGGTGTGATGGAATGCAGGGGTATTACTTCAGCAAGCCGCTTTCCTCCGAAGCGCTTGAGAAAAAACTAAGCGCTCCATGGTCGATGCAATTGGATCAGGAGGGATAAGGCGATGTCTTCGGTCGTTTTATTGAAGTGCTGCCTCTTTATGGATCGACACTTCCGTATGGTTTAGGTTCAGGGTATACCCCACCCCGCGGCGGACCGCAATCAGATTCTCGATCTCTTCGGAGAGAATCACCCGCTTCTTCTGGTTTCCCACCGCTTTCCGGATCTGGGCTAAAATTTTTCTCTTGTGATCGGCGAGCTGGCGCTCATACGGCCTGTCATCTTCGTCTTCTTTCTCCGCGCTTCCATAAAGCGCATCGTAGAGGGTGACCTTGTTGACCACCCGGCCCGGCGTTCGGGCGAGGGCCGCCAGGAGCTTGAAGGGATAGGAGGAGAGCTCGACCCGAATTTCCTTGTAAGTGATCAACTGCTGATCCAAATCGATCGACAAAACGGGGGAAGCCTCGGACCGGCGGGGGTATCCCGGCGACGGCTCGCGGGCGTGATCCCTCTGCCGGTGGAAATCCGGAATCTCCTGCTGAATGGGATCGTTCTCCAGAGGGCTGAGAGAAAGGGCCGCGGCGACCCGCTCCGATAGGTATTTCTCCAGAATCTCGATCGGAAGCGAGAAGAGCGCCTCCGGACTGTCGTAGCCCTCTCTGACCAGACGGGCGATGGCGGTTCGACTTAACCCCCTGATGCGTATTCGCGACAACGCCAGCCCTTGGGCGGTCACCCCTTGGAGGAGCCGCTCGGAAAGCTCGGAGAGGCTCCGGACCGTCTCCGGCGTCCAGCCGATCTCCCGGGCAAGGGCCGAGGCCGCCTCCGCCAGCCGGGAGAAGGCCTCGCCGATCCGCGAAATCGCGCCGGCATGGATGTCGTACGACTGTTCGATCTCGACAGTCGATCGGGAGGTGATCCATTCCCGGAGAATCAGCGCTTTTTTGACGGCGCGCGCTTCCTCCGCTTCGCTCGGCCGCACGGCGTCGGAGCGTGGCTGAAAAATGCTCTTCCCCCCTTCCTGTTGATGCGCAATTTCTTTCCGGAGGAGGGTCGGGTAATTCCTGGCCCGGCGCTCCCGGTAGGGGAGGGGAACGTAGATCCGCTTTGCATCTTCGGTGAGGGCGAGCGCGTAGAGTATCTCGATCTCGGTCAGGCGGCTCGGATCGGTTGCCTTTATCCAACGGCTGATTTCAACGGCGGTCGCGAGCCGGATTCCTTTCAGCACGGTGATCTTCCCCTGTTCGGTCGCGACAACACGATCCTCTCCGACCGCTTGAAGGGCTCCCTGGTTTTGGCACTTCTCGACGGCCGATTCGATCAGCGGTTCGAGACCGTCCGTTTTTTCTCCCCACCTTCGTTGAGCGGTGTACGTCGACTTGAGAAACCCCGCCAGCTCCTTTGACGTTGCCGCTTCGCCGGAGGCAACCAGGTTCAGGAGGATTTCTTCTATCTCCTCCATTCGGAGGGCCGGTTCCAGCGGCTCGATCATCCCGGCGATATATTGATCCATCCAGACTTTTTTTCTGAACGAAGAATGGGTCACCAGGATCGCCCGGCCGAAATCGCCGATGTAGCCGTAACGCCCTCCCCGGCCGGCCATGTTCTCATGGAGGGAGCGGGGAAGCGGCCGGGTGTCGGTCCCGTGATAACGCCGGAAGTAATGCCACTGGCGGGATTCGATCAGGACATTTTTCGCCGGGCAGTTGATCCCCATCGCCAAGGTGCTTGTCGAAGCGAGGATGCGGATCGCCCCCATCCGAAAGTGGCGCTCGATCACCTGCCGCTGCTCCAGGGGAAGATCGGCATGATGGATTCCGATCCCTTTTCGAAGGAGCCGGATGAGGAAGTCGCGGGCCGTGGTCTCTTCCAACGCCAGTAGCTCCTCAACCGCCTCCTCGGCGGGGGCAAGGCCGACCTGCTCGCCGATTTTGACGGCGACTCTCTCCACCGTCGGCTTGTCTTTGAGAAAGAGCAAGGTCGACTCTTCCCGCTCCCCGCCGAGAAAAGAGGCGAGGGGAACCATCAGATCGATCTCTTCCTCCCCCCGCATTTCTTTCCAGAGCTCTTCTCCTTCTTTGCCGCTGTTGTGTTCCCGATAGGAAAAAATCCCGCGGCAGAAAATTCCTTTCCGCAGTTCAACCGGCCGCTTCTCCTCGATTAAAAGATCGGCCTGAAGCCAGCGGGCCAGCGCCTCTCCCTCGCCGAGGACCGCCGAGAGCCCCAGAAATTGCGGCCGGACCCGTGCGTGAAGGAGCTTGGTCAGCAGCAGCTCGATCGTGGGGCCCCGCTCTTCGTCCGCGATCATCTGCAACTCGTCGAGGATCACCACGCCGACCTCCTCCAGCAGACACGGACGGGTCACCAGGAGCGATTGAAGTTTTTCATAAACAACGATCGCGATATCGAAACCCTTCGACAGAATCGCCGCGTCCCACTCCCGATGATCGCGCGTGGAGATCGCCGTGACAATGCCGAGGGATCGGTACGCCTCCCGGAATTGAGCGAACTTTTCCTCGGCGAGCGACTTGGTGGGGACCAGATAGAAGACCCGTTTC contains:
- a CDS encoding PilZ domain-containing protein, which codes for MEKRRHSRIPFFGKAKISTAVRPVEVMISNISLGGLLFHSKKDFELGKEMVIQIKGTHRGKEFEEKVTGRIVAVHRGSAGNSFGLQFGAYLDESRQPFLLASVTGSRKKGITSFLRDN
- a CDS encoding YifB family Mg chelatase-like AAA ATPase; translation: MLSKIFSAVLYGIEAQPIDVEVDLSQGLPLLNIVGLPDLAVKESKDRVRSAIKNTGFHFPIKKITINLAPADLKKEGAAFDLPMALGILAADGVLKEDRLGHYLIVGELSLDGRIKEIKGTLAMAILAKRAGKRGLVVPAKNGPEAAVVSGIEVLGVETLPQVVEFLNGQLPLSPVETPLSPLFAEQALYAEDFSEVRGQAHAKRALEIAAAGGHNILMVGPPGSGKTMLAKRFPTILPNMSFEESLETTLVHSIFGLLTEKPLIVARPFRSPHHTVSDAGLIGGGQLPRPGEVSLAHNGVLFLDELPEFKRNVLEVLRQPLEEGRVTIARASASLTYPSQFMLVAAMNPCPCGYLTDPTRSCSCTPVAIQRYRAKVSGPLLDRIDLHIEVPAVPFRDLTTETQDESSEIIRKRVLAAREVQRARYEKDGIRCNAQLRPRQIKKYCPIDEPSRRLVEMAMERLGLSARAYNRILKVARSIADLEQRERISATDIAEAVQYRSLDRKTFGG
- a CDS encoding NfeD family protein, yielding MMPWWGWLLLGLFFLLAEMMTPGGFYLIFFGASALIVGTLAAFKLTGPEWMEWLLFSLFSIVTLLFFRQPLLKRFQTADTGKEIDSLVGEVAVALDPIAVDAIGKVELRGAAWSARNVGETPVTKGQRCKVVQVEGLTLWVRSA
- a CDS encoding paraslipin, whose protein sequence is MSEGMIVVLVLAAVVIVVLAKTAVVVPQQSAYVVERLGKFSGTLDAGFHILLPFLDVIRYRHSLKEQALDIPEQLCITRDNVQVGVDGVLYLKVMNPERASYGVTDYTFAIIQLAQTTLRSEVGKIELDRTFEERSTINLAVVSELDKATEPWGIKVLRYEIKNITPPEDVLAAMEKQMRAEREKRAVILNSEGVRDSAINAAEGEKQQVIKASEANKQQQINEAEGEAAAILTVAEATAQGIRKIAEAIQSPGGYQAVQLRVAEQYINQFGNLAKEGNTLVVPATLSDVSAMIAMAMNIIRPGANPESPPAVSQR
- a CDS encoding EAL domain-containing protein; the protein is MTDKLQETILIVEDDETTAVLERRCLERAGYSILTAATAEEGEERVVQEEIDLVLLDYTLPKGMTGLDFYMNLKVKGQDLPVIMVTAFSDEATIIKALRAGVRDFVTKSTAYLDYLPEAVKRVLSDERTKKALARSEGELKRSASLILSTLEATADGVLVVDQDGKMIRFNRKFATMWRIPQQILDTKDNTKALKFVMTQLKDPERFLTKIKEVYANPLAESFDLLEFKDGRVFEQLSQPHLLDGEPVGRVWSFRDVTDWKRAEERLIELAHFDQLTGLPNRTLFQDRLRQALPQASRNGKLVALLFLDLDRFKLVNDSLGHTVGDLLLKEAAGRLTHCVRKSDTVARLGGDEFIVILTNITSVHDAAKVAQKILDDFSRPFGLQGPELFVTPSIGITLYPFDGDDIDLLLKNADTAMYRAKQMGRNNYQFYSAEMNTATIAQLTLESSLRYALKREEFLIHYQPQVDLKTGRIASVEALLRWQHPSLGLVSPQEFIPIAEETGLIVPIGEWVLRTACAQAAAWQKANLPLMHMVVNLSIRQFKQPQLIETVERILGETGLSARHLGLELTESMLMENEERTVATLTQLNKLGIQISIDDFGTGYSSLRYLKCFPIHILKIDQSFVREIETNATDAAIVTSIIALARNLGLRVVAEGVESAAQLKFLRANGCDGMQGYYFSKPLSSEALEKKLSAPWSMQLDQEG